The following are encoded together in the Clostridium sp. BJN0013 genome:
- the pyrR gene encoding bifunctional pyr operon transcriptional regulator/uracil phosphoribosyltransferase PyrR gives MKLKALILDEKAINRTLTRISHEIIEKNKGAEDIVLVGIKRRGYPLAKRLSENIYKIEKLKLKVESVDISLYRDDLSRLSKQPIIRESHPIDVEDKKIILVDDVIYTGRTARAAIDAIIHSGRPKLIQLAVLIDRGHRELPIRADYVGKNIPTSRNEIVSVEISEIDKYNSVKIYEV, from the coding sequence TTGAAATTAAAAGCACTTATACTTGATGAAAAAGCTATAAACAGAACTTTGACTAGAATATCCCATGAAATAATAGAAAAAAACAAAGGTGCAGAAGATATAGTACTTGTGGGTATAAAGAGAAGGGGATATCCTCTGGCAAAGAGACTATCAGAAAATATTTATAAAATTGAAAAACTTAAGTTAAAAGTGGAAAGTGTAGATATCAGTCTTTACAGAGATGACTTAAGCCGATTATCCAAGCAGCCTATCATAAGAGAATCACACCCAATAGATGTAGAAGATAAAAAGATAATATTAGTAGATGATGTAATTTATACTGGAAGGACTGCAAGGGCTGCAATAGATGCAATAATACATTCTGGAAGACCAAAATTAATACAGCTGGCTGTATTAATTGATAGAGGTCATAGAGAACTTCCTATAAGAGCTGACTATGTAGGTAAAAATATTCCTACATCTAGAAATGAAATAGTCTCTGTAGAAATTTCAGAAATAGATAAATATAATTCAGTAAAAATATATGAAGTTTAA
- the uraA gene encoding uracil permease, which yields MKNYVDVEEKLPLKITLPLSFQHLFAMVGATILVPILTGMSPSIALFCSGVGTLLYILCTKAKLPAYIGSSFAFITPILIASKNYGPEAMLSGVIASGLVYIIVAIIIKLCGVNWLNRALPPVVVGSIVIVIGLGLAGTAINWAGFNPSFVNDQMQNVPRWAWITVSVVTLAVGVIGSMYFRGFLAVIPILVAMIVGYTLSLVLGIIPKQAIDSILSSTFFKVPAFMFPRFNINAMLLMAPIAFVTLAEHIGHVYVTNNVVGRDFTKEPGLHRSILGDGVATMFAGFTGGPPNTTYGENIGVMAITKVYSVWIIGGAAIIAIVLSFIGPVATLIENMPIPVIGGVSILLFGIIASSGFRIFVEDKIDFSKNRNLILASVIIVIGIGGASLDFTLGGSPVQISGVALSTIIGIILNLILPEQSAAELKNSN from the coding sequence ATGAAAAATTATGTAGACGTAGAAGAAAAACTACCCTTAAAGATTACCCTGCCATTGAGTTTTCAACATTTGTTTGCCATGGTAGGAGCTACTATACTTGTACCAATACTTACAGGTATGAGTCCATCCATTGCTTTATTTTGCAGTGGTGTAGGAACTCTTTTGTATATACTCTGTACTAAAGCCAAGCTTCCTGCATATATAGGTTCCTCTTTTGCCTTTATAACTCCAATACTTATAGCTTCAAAAAATTATGGACCGGAAGCTATGCTTTCTGGTGTAATAGCTTCTGGATTGGTTTATATAATTGTAGCAATTATAATAAAACTTTGTGGTGTAAATTGGCTCAACAGAGCTCTTCCCCCTGTAGTTGTAGGTTCTATAGTTATAGTTATAGGATTAGGTCTTGCAGGTACAGCTATAAATTGGGCTGGATTTAATCCATCTTTTGTAAACGATCAAATGCAAAATGTTCCAAGGTGGGCCTGGATAACAGTCTCAGTAGTTACACTAGCTGTAGGAGTAATTGGAAGTATGTATTTTAGGGGTTTTCTTGCTGTAATACCTATACTGGTAGCTATGATAGTAGGTTATACACTCTCACTGGTTTTAGGTATTATACCTAAACAAGCTATAGATTCTATATTATCCAGTACTTTCTTTAAAGTACCTGCTTTTATGTTTCCTAGGTTTAATATAAATGCCATGCTGCTTATGGCTCCCATTGCCTTCGTTACTCTGGCAGAACATATAGGTCATGTCTACGTAACCAACAATGTAGTTGGCAGAGACTTTACAAAGGAGCCAGGTCTTCACAGATCTATACTGGGAGACGGTGTAGCCACAATGTTTGCAGGTTTTACAGGAGGACCTCCAAACACAACTTACGGAGAAAACATAGGTGTTATGGCTATAACTAAAGTATATAGTGTATGGATTATAGGAGGTGCTGCAATAATAGCTATAGTTTTATCCTTTATAGGACCTGTGGCCACTCTTATTGAGAATATGCCCATACCTGTAATAGGCGGAGTAAGTATATTGCTCTTTGGTATAATAGCATCTTCTGGTTTTAGAATATTTGTAGAGGATAAAATAGATTTTAGCAAAAATAGAAACCTTATATTGGCTTCTGTCATAATAGTAATAGGCATAGGGGGAGCTTCTTTAGATTTTACCTTGGGAGGTTCTCCGGTACAAATATCTGGAGTTGCACTTTCAACTATTATAGGAATAATATTAAATTTAATACTACCCGAACAAAGTGCTGCAGAATTAAAAAACTCAAATTAA
- a CDS encoding RluA family pseudouridine synthase produces the protein MKVRNFLVNDEEENLRLDLFICKHVQDKSRSYIQNLIEDRLVEVNERVKKSNYRTKIGDNIRVSLPDAVELNIKAENIKLDILYEDSDVVVVNKPQGMIVHPAAGVHTGTLVNALLNHCREDLSGINGIARPGIVHRIDKDTSGILVVAKNDISHNKLSEQLKDHSMTREYIALVEGIVKEEEGSLDKPIGRHKKDKIKMAVAEDGKKAITHYKVIKRFKDYTLVKCILETGRTHQIRVHMCYLGHPIVGDPVYGYKKQKFNLKGQLLHAQKLGFIHPTTGMYMEFEVEIPEHFKRIVDILSKGGN, from the coding sequence ATGAAAGTTAGAAATTTTTTAGTAAATGATGAAGAAGAAAATTTAAGATTGGATTTATTTATTTGCAAACATGTTCAGGATAAATCTAGATCCTATATTCAAAATTTAATAGAGGATAGGTTAGTGGAAGTAAATGAAAGGGTAAAAAAATCCAATTATAGAACTAAGATAGGAGACAATATTAGGGTCTCTTTACCAGATGCTGTAGAGCTTAACATAAAAGCAGAAAATATAAAACTTGATATACTGTATGAAGATAGTGATGTAGTTGTGGTAAATAAGCCTCAGGGAATGATAGTGCATCCAGCTGCAGGAGTACATACGGGTACTTTGGTAAATGCACTTTTAAATCACTGTAGAGAGGATTTATCAGGTATAAATGGAATTGCAAGGCCGGGGATAGTACATAGAATAGATAAGGATACCTCTGGAATACTTGTTGTTGCCAAGAATGATATATCTCACAATAAATTATCAGAACAACTAAAGGATCATTCTATGACCAGAGAGTATATAGCTTTAGTTGAAGGAATTGTAAAAGAAGAAGAAGGAAGTTTAGATAAGCCTATTGGAAGACATAAAAAAGATAAAATAAAGATGGCAGTGGCAGAAGATGGCAAAAAAGCTATTACCCATTATAAGGTAATTAAAAGATTTAAAGATTACACTTTAGTTAAATGTATACTTGAAACAGGAAGAACGCATCAAATAAGGGTACATATGTGTTACTTAGGACATCCTATTGTAGGAGATCCGGTATACGGCTATAAGAAACAGAAATTTAATTTAAAAGGTCAGTTACTTCATGCCCAAAAGTTAGGTTTTATACATCCTACTACAGGTATGTATATGGAGTTTGAGGTAGAAATACCGGAGCATTTTAAGAGAATAGTAGATATTTTATCCAAAGGTGGCAATTAG
- the lspA gene encoding signal peptidase II — translation MEIVIILLGLAVDRLTKVWIMQNLSENSYIDVVNNMVSLFYLKNRGAAFGILQNKLYLLTTITIVVIIGMVYYIFKFRPQSKIIKISFSLIISGALGNLIDRILYKYVVDFIALHFKNIYYFPIFNIADVLVVTGTIVLAFCLLKEEKYES, via the coding sequence ATGGAGATAGTTATAATACTACTGGGACTTGCTGTAGATAGGCTTACCAAAGTGTGGATTATGCAAAATTTATCTGAAAATTCTTATATAGATGTGGTGAATAATATGGTATCTCTTTTTTATCTGAAGAATAGGGGAGCTGCCTTTGGAATTTTACAAAATAAATTATATTTGCTTACTACAATCACAATAGTTGTAATCATAGGTATGGTATATTATATTTTTAAATTCAGGCCTCAATCAAAAATAATTAAAATAAGTTTTTCACTTATAATAAGTGGAGCTTTGGGTAATCTGATAGATAGAATATTATATAAATATGTAGTTGATTTTATAGCCCTTCATTTTAAAAATATTTACTATTTTCCTATATTTAATATAGCTGATGTTTTAGTGGTAACAGGTACTATAGTATTGGCATTTTGTTTGTTAAAGGAAGAAAAATATGAAAGTTAG
- a CDS encoding 5'-methylthioadenosine/adenosylhomocysteine nucleosidase has protein sequence MIIGIIGAMDEELKIILSELKLHKTELKANMEFNSGKLYGKDIVVVRSGIGKVNAAVCTQILIDDFKVDIIINVGIAGGVAENVYPGDIVIADSLVQHDVNAVAFGYEIGQIPRLDTYDFKCDERLVKKVKSTCSKMKNKNSFVGRIVTGDEFISSSEKVKYLYKKFNALACEMEGGSIAQVAYLNNVPFVIIRSISDNANNGASMEYEEFAPIAIKNSTEILKNVIKSL, from the coding sequence ATGATTATTGGAATTATTGGGGCTATGGATGAAGAACTGAAGATAATATTATCTGAATTGAAACTTCATAAAACTGAATTAAAAGCTAATATGGAGTTTAATTCAGGAAAATTGTATGGTAAAGATATAGTAGTGGTAAGAAGTGGTATAGGGAAAGTAAATGCAGCAGTATGTACTCAAATACTTATAGATGATTTTAAAGTGGATATAATAATAAATGTGGGTATTGCAGGGGGAGTAGCAGAAAATGTATATCCTGGAGATATAGTTATAGCAGATAGTCTGGTACAGCATGATGTTAATGCTGTGGCCTTTGGATATGAAATAGGACAAATACCTAGATTGGATACATATGATTTTAAATGTGATGAAAGACTTGTAAAAAAAGTTAAAAGTACTTGTTCTAAAATGAAAAATAAAAATAGCTTTGTGGGAAGAATAGTTACAGGGGATGAATTTATTTCAAGTTCAGAAAAGGTAAAATATTTATATAAGAAATTCAATGCTCTTGCTTGTGAAATGGAGGGTGGAAGTATTGCTCAAGTAGCTTATTTGAACAATGTACCTTTTGTTATAATAAGATCCATATCTGATAATGCAAATAATGGAGCTAGTATGGAGTATGAAGAATTTGCACCTATTGCTATAAAAAATTCTACAGAAATATTGAAAAATGTAATTAAAAGTTTATAG
- a CDS encoding DivIVA domain-containing protein has translation MLITAGEITNKEFKKGLRGYNIDEVDEFLDKIAESYEAICKENSLLKEKLQLMEDKVNHYNKMENTIKGTLLLAQNTSEQVKENAKRESECMLKNANETAQKIIDKAHSDVIQINDEFERSKQEFSKFRTKFRSFVKTQLEMFDDMEKDFVKNYNIGYEMDEIPEKDIEVKSIEKVEPKGIEFSPSLKESNLNKEEYVDNINKDDVDKYDTKEISKIEDEIFTEEDELEEIKNFFVKG, from the coding sequence ATGTTGATAACTGCAGGGGAAATAACAAATAAAGAATTTAAGAAAGGGCTCAGAGGCTATAATATAGACGAAGTAGATGAATTTTTGGATAAAATAGCAGAGTCTTATGAAGCCATATGTAAAGAAAATTCTCTTTTAAAGGAAAAACTTCAGCTTATGGAAGATAAAGTGAATCATTATAATAAAATGGAAAATACTATAAAAGGAACTCTTTTATTAGCTCAAAATACCTCTGAACAGGTTAAGGAGAATGCAAAAAGGGAAAGTGAGTGCATGCTGAAAAATGCCAATGAAACTGCCCAGAAAATAATAGATAAGGCCCACAGTGATGTAATTCAAATTAATGATGAATTTGAGAGGTCAAAACAGGAATTTAGTAAATTCAGAACTAAGTTTAGAAGTTTTGTTAAAACTCAATTGGAAATGTTTGATGATATGGAAAAGGATTTTGTAAAAAACTACAATATAGGATATGAGATGGATGAGATCCCTGAAAAGGATATTGAGGTAAAGAGCATAGAAAAAGTGGAACCAAAGGGTATTGAATTCTCTCCATCTTTAAAGGAAAGTAATTTAAATAAGGAAGAATACGTAGATAATATAAATAAAGATGATGTAGATAAGTATGATACTAAAGAAATAAGTAAGATTGAAGATGAAATTTTTACAGAAGAAGATGAATTGGAAGAAATTAAGAATTTTTTTGTAAAAGGATAA
- a CDS encoding RNA-binding protein: MDKNTFLSKFYFYNESEILSIYDKIILAKKIHKNVFTSEFYPPNLWKTLEDFKEQIGINVYSYGIFENAERKILAFSESEVSDYPIRLMKIKCNSKFVRLQHRDYLGALMALGIKRGKFGDLIVKENNECYVAVHEDISGYIQMNLNSIGKCGCNTIFLETNINQIPDYDFKTFDINTSSLRIDCLLSSMCRISRSKSEELVKQGKVLLDYLPITKKDKVINDSVCVIIVRGYGKFKIVKKLGYTRRGGCKLHIKKFN, translated from the coding sequence ATGGACAAAAATACTTTTTTAAGTAAATTTTACTTTTATAATGAAAGTGAAATACTATCTATATATGATAAAATAATTTTAGCAAAAAAAATTCACAAGAATGTATTTACTTCAGAGTTTTATCCTCCGAATCTTTGGAAAACCTTAGAGGATTTTAAAGAGCAAATTGGAATAAATGTATATAGTTATGGCATATTTGAAAATGCAGAAAGGAAGATTTTAGCGTTTTCAGAAAGTGAAGTATCAGATTATCCTATAAGGCTTATGAAGATAAAATGTAACTCCAAATTTGTCAGGCTTCAACATAGAGATTATTTAGGTGCACTTATGGCTTTAGGAATTAAAAGAGGAAAATTTGGAGATTTAATAGTAAAAGAAAATAATGAATGTTATGTAGCTGTTCATGAAGACATAAGTGGTTATATACAGATGAATTTAAACAGTATAGGAAAATGTGGATGTAATACAATCTTTTTAGAGACTAATATAAATCAAATTCCTGACTATGATTTTAAAACTTTTGATATAAATACTTCGTCACTTAGAATTGACTGTTTACTAAGTTCCATGTGCAGAATATCTAGAAGTAAATCAGAAGAGCTTGTGAAACAAGGCAAGGTACTTTTAGATTATTTGCCTATAACTAAAAAAGATAAAGTCATAAATGATTCTGTGTGTGTTATAATTGTCAGAGGTTATGGAAAGTTTAAAATTGTAAAAAAGTTGGGTTATACCAGAAGAGGAGGATGTAAACTTCACATAAAAAAATTTAATTGA
- a CDS encoding YggT family protein, with the protein MISNTLAVAISLLFRFLEAAIILDVILSWIMPGRGNAFVELLHVFTEPLMKPGRMLQERIMPGLMIDFSPIVAFFMIDIIRGIIFTIIEAFM; encoded by the coding sequence ATGATAAGCAATACTTTAGCCGTTGCAATATCTCTTTTATTTAGATTTCTTGAGGCTGCTATTATATTAGATGTAATTTTATCATGGATTATGCCAGGAAGAGGTAATGCTTTTGTGGAACTTTTGCATGTGTTTACAGAGCCTCTTATGAAACCGGGTAGAATGCTTCAAGAAAGAATTATGCCTGGACTTATGATAGATTTTTCACCTATAGTAGCTTTTTTTATGATAGATATAATAAGAGGAATTATATTTACAATAATTGAAGCATTTATGTAA
- a CDS encoding cell division protein SepF produces MAGKMINKMMGFLGLEDDLEEDTEEVEEGKNAKDDFTDVETIMNSKRQNKVVSIHTTISAKVRIVKPTTYEEAADICDELKNRKIIVINTTGLETRIAQRLLDFMGGASYALGGDLEEIEKGVYILSPSSVEVSSDLKNELSAKKIFGWK; encoded by the coding sequence ATGGCTGGCAAGATGATAAACAAAATGATGGGATTCTTAGGGTTAGAAGATGATTTGGAAGAGGATACAGAAGAAGTTGAAGAGGGAAAAAATGCAAAAGATGATTTTACAGATGTAGAGACTATTATGAACTCTAAAAGACAAAATAAAGTTGTAAGTATACATACTACAATATCAGCTAAAGTTAGGATAGTTAAGCCAACTACCTATGAAGAAGCAGCGGATATATGTGATGAACTTAAAAATAGAAAGATTATAGTTATAAATACTACAGGATTAGAAACCAGAATAGCCCAGAGATTGTTGGATTTTATGGGTGGAGCAAGTTATGCATTGGGTGGAGATCTGGAGGAAATAGAAAAGGGAGTATATATACTTTCCCCATCTAGTGTAGAAGTTAGTAGTGATTTAAAAAATGAATTATCTGCAAAAAAAATATTTGGTTGGAAATAA
- a CDS encoding YggS family pyridoxal phosphate-dependent enzyme, with the protein MSIKENLSKIEGDLRENDVILVAVSKTKSIEDIQKVYDLGIRDFGENKVQEFINKEPNLPKDIRWHFIGHLQRNKVKYIVGKVELIHSLDSVKLLQELEKHYKAKDLTANVLIQINIGREENKTGIYLENLEELIEACELCTNVKVKGLMSVIPIGDEKSCRNYFRKMKYIFEDLKNKKFTNISMDILSMGMTHDYGVAVEEGSTLVRIGEGIFGKRNYNNK; encoded by the coding sequence TTGTCAATTAAGGAAAATTTAAGTAAGATTGAAGGAGATTTAAGAGAAAATGATGTTATTTTAGTAGCAGTTTCAAAAACAAAATCTATTGAAGATATACAAAAAGTCTACGATTTAGGTATTAGAGACTTTGGAGAAAATAAAGTTCAGGAATTTATAAATAAAGAACCTAATTTGCCTAAAGATATAAGATGGCATTTTATAGGTCATCTTCAAAGAAATAAAGTAAAATATATAGTAGGTAAAGTAGAACTTATCCATTCTCTAGATAGTGTAAAACTCCTCCAGGAATTAGAAAAACACTATAAAGCTAAAGATTTGACTGCAAATGTGCTTATTCAAATAAATATAGGACGTGAAGAAAATAAGACAGGCATATATTTAGAAAATTTAGAAGAATTAATAGAAGCCTGTGAGTTATGTACTAATGTTAAAGTTAAAGGTCTTATGTCTGTAATTCCCATAGGAGATGAAAAAAGTTGTAGAAACTATTTTCGAAAAATGAAGTATATTTTTGAGGATCTAAAAAATAAGAAGTTCACAAACATTAGCATGGATATACTATCCATGGGTATGACTCATGATTATGGTGTAGCTGTTGAAGAAGGCTCTACTTTGGTAAGAATTGGGGAAGGTATATTTGGAAAGAGAAATTATAATAATAAATAG
- a CDS encoding DUF881 domain-containing protein translates to MKATEANVFVFIASVIIGILISMNISIYKGKTTKSVFLSAKQYQDAYSYKNQIYSEILSLTAQYNDNYNKLKKYMDNEENEAQVINTMNEEIDKSNIILGKVAVEGQGISIYLDDATMEDGLDVLEYQMKIVHNTDIIQVINDLKNADAEAVSINGHRIVNSSEVYCSGPFLRVNGVKIAAPFLIDAIGNKDVLYNYMMSNENYLKTMMIRKIKVNVKKSDNIQIPAYNGQYKIHFMEKEN, encoded by the coding sequence ATGAAGGCTACTGAAGCCAATGTTTTTGTTTTTATAGCTTCTGTAATTATAGGTATACTTATATCTATGAATATTAGTATTTACAAGGGAAAAACTACAAAATCAGTATTTTTAAGTGCAAAACAATATCAAGACGCGTATAGTTATAAAAATCAGATCTATAGTGAAATATTGTCATTAACAGCGCAGTATAATGATAATTATAATAAATTAAAAAAATATATGGATAATGAAGAAAATGAAGCTCAGGTTATAAATACCATGAATGAAGAAATAGATAAATCTAATATAATACTTGGAAAGGTAGCTGTGGAGGGACAGGGAATAAGTATATATTTAGATGATGCTACCATGGAAGATGGACTGGATGTACTTGAATATCAAATGAAAATTGTTCATAATACTGATATTATACAGGTAATAAATGATCTGAAAAATGCAGATGCAGAGGCAGTTTCTATAAATGGACATAGAATAGTAAACAGTTCTGAAGTATATTGCAGTGGACCTTTTTTAAGAGTGAATGGAGTAAAGATTGCAGCTCCTTTTTTAATTGATGCCATAGGAAATAAAGATGTACTTTATAATTATATGATGTCAAATGAGAATTATCTAAAGACAATGATGATTAGAAAAATAAAGGTGAATGTGAAAAAATCTGATAATATACAAATACCCGCTTATAATGGACAATATAAAATACACTTTATGGAGAAGGAAAATTAA
- a CDS encoding small basic family protein — MIGFIGLMLGIIIGIVWNVNIPDKFSPYMSVAILACLDSVFGAVRANLSKDFQLDIFISGFFGNAVLAAALAYLGDKLGVPIYLAAVIVFGGRIFDNFAIIRRLLIEKTKLRQ; from the coding sequence ATGATAGGGTTTATTGGTCTTATGCTAGGAATAATTATAGGGATAGTCTGGAATGTGAATATTCCAGATAAATTTTCCCCTTATATGTCTGTAGCAATTTTGGCTTGTTTAGATTCGGTGTTTGGCGCTGTAAGAGCTAATCTGTCTAAGGATTTTCAATTAGATATTTTTATATCTGGTTTTTTTGGAAATGCAGTACTAGCAGCAGCACTTGCCTATTTAGGAGATAAGCTTGGAGTACCTATATATTTAGCGGCAGTTATAGTTTTTGGAGGTAGAATATTTGATAATTTTGCAATTATACGAAGGCTGTTAATAGAAAAAACCAAATTACGTCAATGA